The genomic segment TTAATATGATTTTTCCTGAGTTCAGTATTGTGTTTGAATAGTTGCTGGCTTCTTCATTGAAATATACTTTTCGCTTTTACTGAGAATCTTGATTGAATATGGGGGATCTTATTACACAATCTCAAAAAAATGGATTTAATGGAGAACTTGTTAAGCCCTGTAAAGGTGCTTTCGCTTGTATGATTAATTCTGAAATTGGGGCTGTACTGGCTGTTATGAGGAGAAATGTTCGGTGGGGAGTCCGCTATGTTTCAGATGATGATCAACTTGAGCACTCTCTTATCCGTTCCTTGAAAGAATTGCGGAAACAAATTTTTTCATGGCAACATCAGTGGCAAAATGTTGACCCGGTTGTTTATCTCCTGCCATTTTTGGATGTAATTAAATCTGATGAAACTGGTGCGCCAATAACTGGTGTTGCCTTGTCTTCCATTTATAAGATCTTGACCCTTGATGTACTTGATTTGGATACTGTAAACGTGGAAGAAGCTATGCATCTGATTGTTGATGCAGTGACAAGTTGCCGATTTGAAGTAACTGATCCAGCTTCTGAAGAAGTGGTACTAATGAAGATACTTCAGGTTCTTTTGGCTTGCATGAAAAGTAAAGCAGCACCTAGGTTGAGTAATAAGCATGTATGCATGATAGCAAATACATGCTTTCGTATTGTTCATCAAGCAAGCTCAAAAGGTGAACTGTTGCAGCGGATAGCTCGGCATACAATGCATGAACTAATTAGGTGTATTTTCTCTCATCTTCCTGAGATTGGCAGCACTGAACATGAGATGTCTAACGGAAGGTCGTTATATGCTTCAGGAGTGGTAATTTTTAAGTCATAGTTCTGGGTTCTTAGTTGCAAATAGTGACTCTTTTGTTACCTTCTAATTCtgaaattcatttttattcaGCAGGTGGGTACACAGAACGGGAACCATGTGGTTGGAAGTAcaatggtagaaaatggaaatgTGGGTATCAGTTGTGATGGTCCGTCCTCCCTTAGCGATGCTTCTAGTCCTCCAATCGTGAAGTCTGGTCCTGAAACTGACTCAAGCAACTTTGGGGAAAGTGATGGTACGGAGGATGCCCAACGTGCTGATGTATTGATGTCAGCACCTTTTGGGATACCATGCATGGTGGAGATATTTCAATTTTTGTGCTCTCTGTTAAATGTCATTGAAAATATAGGTATTGGCCCTAAATTGAATCCTGTAGCATATGATGAAGATGTTCCGCTCTTTGCCCTGGGTTTAATTAATTCAGCGATAGAATTGGGTGGGCCATCATTCGGCAAGCATCCCAAGTTATTGGCTATAATTCAGGACGACTTGTTTCGTAATCTGATGCAATTTGGCTTATCCATGAGCCCTCTTATTCTTTCTACCGTATGTAGCATCATTCTCAACCTGTATCATCATTTGCGCTGGGAACTAAAAGTGCAGCTTGAAGCTTTCTTTACATATGTGCTTTTGAAGCTTGTTCAAAGCAAGCATGGGTCTTCATACCAACAGCAGGAGGTTGCTATGGAAGCTTTGGTCGACCTTTGCAGGCAGCAGACCTTTGTGGCTGAGATGTATGCTAATTATGATTGTGACATATCCTGCAGTAATGTTTTTGAAGACATTGCCAACATGTTGTCAAAGAGCGCATTTCCCGTGAATGGACCTTTGTCTGCAATGCATATCCTTGCTCTGGATGGTTTGGTATCTACAGTAAAGGGTATGACTGAGAGAATCGGTTATGAATTGCCTATTCCGAATGAGTCATCGACAGATCATGAGGGATATGAAGCTTTCTGGACATCAAAATGTCAGAATTACAGTGACCCTAGTTCTTGGATTCCTTTTGTCCGTAAAATGAAGCACTTCAAGAGAAAGTTGGCAATTGGAGCTGACCATTTTAATCGAGATCCCAAGAAAGGTCTGGAATTTCTTCAAGGAATCCATCTATTACCAGAGAAGCTTGACCCAGAAAGTGTAGCATCATTCTTTAGGTACACAGTTGGGTTAGATAAGAATCTTATCGGAGATTTTCTGGGAAAtcatgatgaattttgtgttcaGGTGCTTCATGAATTTGTCAAGACCTTCAATTTTAAAGACATGAATCTAGATTCAGCATTACGGGTTTTCTTGGGAACTTTCAGATTGCCCGGAGAATCACAGAAGATACAGAGAGTGCTAGAGGCTTTTTCTGAAAGATATTATGAGCAATCGCCACATATATTGTGTAACAAAGATGCTGCCCTTGTGTTGTCATATTCACTTATTTTGCTCAATACAGATCAACACAATGTACAGGTTAAGAAAAAGATGACTGAAGAAGATTTTATCCGTAACAATCGACTCATCAATGGGGGGAAAGATCTTCCTCGAGAGTACTTGTCTGAGCTTTTCCTCTCTATCTGTGAGAACGAAATTCAAATGATCCCAGACCAAGATGCTGGTGTCCCAGTAATGACATCAAGCCGCTGGATTAATGTGGTGAATAAATCCAAAGGAAGCACCCCTTTTATTGCCTGCGATTCCAGAGCACTCCTTGACCATGATATGTTTACTATCCTTTCCGGTCCCACAATTGCAGCTTTGTCCGTGGTTTTCGATCAAGTGGAACAAGAAGATGTCTTACAAATGTGCATTGATGGATTCTTGGCCATTGCCAAACTTTCAGCGCACTATCACTTTGGTGATGTATTGGATGATTTGGTTGTGTCTCTTTGTAAATTTACGAACCTTTCAACTCCATTGTCTATTGAAGAGGCCATTGTTTCCTTCGTAGATGATTCACGAGCTAGGATGGCAACCAAAACAGTTTTCACAATAGCAAATAGTTATGGTGATTGCATCCACAGTGGCTGGACGAACATATTGGATTGTGTCTTAAGCTTGCACAAGCTCAACCTCCTGCCTGCCCGTCTAGCTAGTGACACAGCTGATGAAACCGAGTCCTCGTCTGACCACGAGCGGGGTAAGCCTGCTACTAGTTCCTTACGAAGATTGAAGACAGCACCTGCGGCCATTCCCCGGAAATCTTCAAGCCTGATTGGTCGGTTCAGTCAATTCCTATCCTTTGATATTGAGGAGCCGACATTGTATCCAACCGAGGAAGAGCTCGCTGCTCAACGGCGCCTTCGTGAGATAGTGCAGGAATGCCACGTCGATAATATATTCATGGAGAGCAAGTTTCTCCAAGCAGAGTCTTTATTGCAGCTTGTCGAGGTCATTATCTTGGCTGCAAGTCGTTTCAGCAAGGGAACTGGGGTCATGGAAGATGACACTGCTGTGTTCTGCCTGGAGTTGCTGATAGTTATCACACTAAATAACCGGGATAGAATTTTGATAATCTGGCAAAAGGTATACAAGCACATATCAGATATTGTCCAGCAGAAGGCAGTACCATGTGCGCTAGTTGAAAAAGCTGTATTTGGGCTCCTTAAGATATGCCAGCGCTTGCTTCCTTACAAGGAAAATATAACCGACGAGCTTCTAAAGTCCATGCAACTAATATTGAAACTTGATGCTCGGGTTGCTGATGCGTATTGTGAACCTATCACACAAGAAGTCATGCATCTCGTGAAAGCAAATGCCACTCACATCAGATCCCATTTGGGTTGGCGCACCATCATTTCCTTGCTATATATCACCGCTCGACATCCAGAAGCATCTGAGTTCGGATTTGAAGCACTAGCATTCATCATGTCTGAGGGGGCACACCTTTTGCCATCTAATTATGTTCTTTGTGTGGATGCAGCAAGGGAGTTTGCCGAGTCTCGGGTTGCAGAGGTTGATAGGTCGATTTCTGCCCTAGACATGATGGCGGGTTCAGTTGTTTGTCTTGTAAGATGGTCTTATGAAACCAAGAATGCTGTGGAGGAGGAGGCTGCTATGAAAGTGAGTCGGGATATCGGAGAGATGTGGCTGAGGTTGGTGCAAGGACTAAGGGCAGTCTGTTTGGACCAGAGGGAAGAGGTGCGGAACCATGCCATTTTAATGTTGCAGAGTTCTTTAGGAGGGGTAGATGGAATTCAGATTCCAAATGCTATGTGGTTCCAGTGTTTTGATCATGTGATTTTTACGTTAATGGATGATTTGCTAGAAATTGCACAGGAGAGCTCCCCAAAAGAATACCGGAAAATAGAGGGTACCCTTGTCTTAGCGACAAAATTACTGTCAAAAGCTTTCTTACAGTCACTGCAGGATCTGTCACAGCAACCATCCTTCTGCAAACTATGGCTTGGGGTTCTTGATCGTATGGAGAGATACGTGAAAGTCAAGTTCCGAGGAAAACGTAGTGAAAAAATTCATGAATTAGTCCCTGAGCTT from the Gossypium hirsutum isolate 1008001.06 chromosome D09, Gossypium_hirsutum_v2.1, whole genome shotgun sequence genome contains:
- the LOC107890479 gene encoding ARF guanine-nucleotide exchange factor GNL1 isoform X1, whose translation is MGDLITQSQKNGFNGELVKPCKGAFACMINSEIGAVLAVMRRNVRWGVRYVSDDDQLEHSLIRSLKELRKQIFSWQHQWQNVDPVVYLLPFLDVIKSDETGAPITGVALSSIYKILTLDVLDLDTVNVEEAMHLIVDAVTSCRFEVTDPASEEVVLMKILQVLLACMKSKAAPRLSNKHVCMIANTCFRIVHQASSKGELLQRIARHTMHELIRCIFSHLPEIGSTEHEMSNGRSLYASGVQVGTQNGNHVVGSTMVENGNVGISCDGPSSLSDASSPPIVKSGPETDSSNFGESDGTEDAQRADVLMSAPFGIPCMVEIFQFLCSLLNVIENIGIGPKLNPVAYDEDVPLFALGLINSAIELGGPSFGKHPKLLAIIQDDLFRNLMQFGLSMSPLILSTVCSIILNLYHHLRWELKVQLEAFFTYVLLKLVQSKHGSSYQQQEVAMEALVDLCRQQTFVAEMYANYDCDISCSNVFEDIANMLSKSAFPVNGPLSAMHILALDGLVSTVKGMTERIGYELPIPNESSTDHEGYEAFWTSKCQNYSDPSSWIPFVRKMKHFKRKLAIGADHFNRDPKKGLEFLQGIHLLPEKLDPESVASFFRYTVGLDKNLIGDFLGNHDEFCVQVLHEFVKTFNFKDMNLDSALRVFLGTFRLPGESQKIQRVLEAFSERYYEQSPHILCNKDAALVLSYSLILLNTDQHNVQVKKKMTEEDFIRNNRLINGGKDLPREYLSELFLSICENEIQMIPDQDAGVPVMTSSRWINVVNKSKGSTPFIACDSRALLDHDMFTILSGPTIAALSVVFDQVEQEDVLQMCIDGFLAIAKLSAHYHFGDVLDDLVVSLCKFTNLSTPLSIEEAIVSFVDDSRARMATKTVFTIANSYGDCIHSGWTNILDCVLSLHKLNLLPARLASDTADETESSSDHERGKPATSSLRRLKTAPAAIPRKSSSLIGRFSQFLSFDIEEPTLYPTEEELAAQRRLREIVQECHVDNIFMESKFLQAESLLQLVEVIILAASRFSKGTGVMEDDTAVFCLELLIVITLNNRDRILIIWQKVYKHISDIVQQKAVPCALVEKAVFGLLKICQRLLPYKENITDELLKSMQLILKLDARVADAYCEPITQEVMHLVKANATHIRSHLGWRTIISLLYITARHPEASEFGFEALAFIMSEGAHLLPSNYVLCVDAAREFAESRVAEVDRSISALDMMAGSVVCLVRWSYETKNAVEEEAAMKVSRDIGEMWLRLVQGLRAVCLDQREEVRNHAILMLQSSLGGVDGIQIPNAMWFQCFDHVIFTLMDDLLEIAQESSPKEYRKIEGTLVLATKLLSKAFLQSLQDLSQQPSFCKLWLGVLDRMERYVKVKFRGKRSEKIHELVPELLKNTLLVMKTTGILVPSDDLGGESFWQLTWLHVKNIVPSLQSEVFSEQELEQVQGKHQKKTGIPSTDGAVLVPSNETAA
- the LOC107890479 gene encoding ARF guanine-nucleotide exchange factor GNL1 isoform X2 encodes the protein MGDLITQSQKNGFNGELVKPCKGAFACMINSEIGAVLAVMRRNVRWGVRYVSDDDQLEHSLIRSLKELRKQIFSWQHQWQNVDPVVYLLPFLDVIKSDETGAPITGVALSSIYKILTLDVLDLDTVNVEEAMHLIVDAVTSCRFEVTDPASEEVVLMKILQVLLACMKSKAAPRLSNKHVCMIANTCFRIVHQASSKGELLQRIARHTMHELIRCIFSHLPEIGSTEHEMSNGRSLYASGVVGTQNGNHVVGSTMVENGNVGISCDGPSSLSDASSPPIVKSGPETDSSNFGESDGTEDAQRADVLMSAPFGIPCMVEIFQFLCSLLNVIENIGIGPKLNPVAYDEDVPLFALGLINSAIELGGPSFGKHPKLLAIIQDDLFRNLMQFGLSMSPLILSTVCSIILNLYHHLRWELKVQLEAFFTYVLLKLVQSKHGSSYQQQEVAMEALVDLCRQQTFVAEMYANYDCDISCSNVFEDIANMLSKSAFPVNGPLSAMHILALDGLVSTVKGMTERIGYELPIPNESSTDHEGYEAFWTSKCQNYSDPSSWIPFVRKMKHFKRKLAIGADHFNRDPKKGLEFLQGIHLLPEKLDPESVASFFRYTVGLDKNLIGDFLGNHDEFCVQVLHEFVKTFNFKDMNLDSALRVFLGTFRLPGESQKIQRVLEAFSERYYEQSPHILCNKDAALVLSYSLILLNTDQHNVQVKKKMTEEDFIRNNRLINGGKDLPREYLSELFLSICENEIQMIPDQDAGVPVMTSSRWINVVNKSKGSTPFIACDSRALLDHDMFTILSGPTIAALSVVFDQVEQEDVLQMCIDGFLAIAKLSAHYHFGDVLDDLVVSLCKFTNLSTPLSIEEAIVSFVDDSRARMATKTVFTIANSYGDCIHSGWTNILDCVLSLHKLNLLPARLASDTADETESSSDHERGKPATSSLRRLKTAPAAIPRKSSSLIGRFSQFLSFDIEEPTLYPTEEELAAQRRLREIVQECHVDNIFMESKFLQAESLLQLVEVIILAASRFSKGTGVMEDDTAVFCLELLIVITLNNRDRILIIWQKVYKHISDIVQQKAVPCALVEKAVFGLLKICQRLLPYKENITDELLKSMQLILKLDARVADAYCEPITQEVMHLVKANATHIRSHLGWRTIISLLYITARHPEASEFGFEALAFIMSEGAHLLPSNYVLCVDAAREFAESRVAEVDRSISALDMMAGSVVCLVRWSYETKNAVEEEAAMKVSRDIGEMWLRLVQGLRAVCLDQREEVRNHAILMLQSSLGGVDGIQIPNAMWFQCFDHVIFTLMDDLLEIAQESSPKEYRKIEGTLVLATKLLSKAFLQSLQDLSQQPSFCKLWLGVLDRMERYVKVKFRGKRSEKIHELVPELLKNTLLVMKTTGILVPSDDLGGESFWQLTWLHVKNIVPSLQSEVFSEQELEQVQGKHQKKTGIPSTDGAVLVPSNETAA